From Novipirellula artificiosorum, the proteins below share one genomic window:
- a CDS encoding ABC transporter ATP-binding protein has translation MSEVSLRVASGVTGLLGPNGSGKSTLIKALLGLLKTQSGHGQVLGYAWPKQVRSIRDSVGFLPEDDCYIAGLVGVESVALMARLSGLSGTEGLRRAHEIMDFCDFGEERYREVESYSTGMRQKLKFAQSLVHDPPLLILDEPTTGLDPDQRAAMLSRIRTLASRHGKSVILSTHILPDVRAVCDNVIILVEGTVRVVDSLANLSRPVAPTIHIHTLGNHDDFVARIAAAGFAVSTESEGGIRVEGIDDREMPRLWGWAAETHTSIRGLEPALNSLDKIFMDVALGRSASTIESEPHAIREDADASQ, from the coding sequence TTGAGTGAGGTTTCGCTCCGTGTTGCGTCGGGAGTGACGGGGTTGCTCGGGCCCAATGGGAGCGGCAAAAGCACGCTCATCAAGGCGCTCTTGGGGCTCTTGAAAACACAATCAGGGCACGGCCAGGTACTCGGTTACGCGTGGCCGAAGCAGGTGCGATCGATTCGTGATTCGGTTGGTTTTCTTCCCGAAGACGATTGCTATATCGCCGGGTTGGTCGGCGTCGAATCGGTTGCGTTGATGGCCCGTTTGTCTGGTTTATCGGGAACGGAGGGGCTTCGCCGAGCCCATGAAATCATGGATTTTTGCGATTTTGGTGAAGAGCGTTATCGCGAAGTGGAATCCTACTCGACAGGCATGCGACAGAAACTGAAGTTCGCCCAGTCGTTGGTTCACGATCCCCCGCTGTTGATCTTGGACGAGCCGACAACGGGCCTCGATCCCGATCAACGCGCGGCAATGCTAAGCCGGATCCGAACGCTGGCAAGCCGCCATGGCAAGTCGGTGATCCTATCGACCCACATTTTGCCTGACGTGCGAGCCGTCTGCGACAATGTCATCATCTTGGTCGAGGGGACCGTTCGCGTCGTGGATTCGTTGGCGAATCTCAGCCGACCGGTTGCGCCAACGATTCATATTCACACTCTCGGCAACCACGATGACTTCGTTGCTCGCATCGCCGCTGCGGGCTTTGCCGTCAGCACGGAAAGCGAAGGGGGGATCCGGGTCGAAGGGATTGATGATCGTGAGATGCCTCGTTTGTGGGGCTGGGCCGCGGAAACCCATACGTCCATTCGTGGTCTGGAACCGGCGCTGAATTCGCTCGACAAGATCTTTATGGACGTTGCCTTGGGGCGTTCGGCTTCGACGATTGAATCCGAGCCGCATGCGATTCGTGAGGATGCTGATGCCAGTCAATGA
- a CDS encoding ABC transporter permease subunit — MPVNDLGYRAWSGKRVPPFLRPVVVAKSGIALVWRRRWLRTMLMLAWLPVIFPALGIFAFEYSSTDPQMGRMITTLVRGPFQQPDLAQMIATDRDGARHAVWSTLILAFFRYPQLFAMVLLIGLIAPMLVSYDLRTKAYLLYFSRPLSPLEYILGKSSVIWFLLMMIATVPALVLYLVGVLLSPDLSVIGQTWDIPLRIVAASAVLMIPTTALALCYSSLTAESRYATFGWFATWTMGFVSYQILTFAPMVDGPPEGRRAPRPIDWESLGIDLDRYRLLSPYHTLGKVQAWVFDLDPTPGRVMPAIVVLMGITIIGFWIVRRRLIRRLSV, encoded by the coding sequence ATGCCAGTCAATGATTTGGGGTATCGGGCGTGGAGCGGCAAGCGGGTACCACCGTTTTTGCGTCCCGTCGTCGTCGCCAAAAGCGGTATTGCATTGGTGTGGCGTCGACGGTGGCTGCGAACCATGCTGATGTTGGCGTGGTTGCCCGTGATTTTTCCTGCATTGGGAATCTTTGCATTTGAGTATTCCTCGACGGATCCACAGATGGGCCGCATGATCACGACGCTCGTGCGAGGCCCGTTTCAACAACCGGATCTGGCGCAAATGATCGCGACGGATCGAGATGGAGCGAGGCATGCGGTATGGTCCACCTTGATCCTGGCGTTTTTTCGTTACCCGCAATTGTTTGCGATGGTGCTGCTGATTGGCTTGATTGCGCCCATGCTTGTTTCCTATGACTTACGAACCAAGGCCTACCTGCTCTACTTCTCGCGTCCGCTCTCACCGCTGGAATACATCCTCGGAAAATCGTCAGTCATTTGGTTTTTGTTGATGATGATTGCGACCGTTCCTGCATTGGTGCTGTACTTAGTCGGCGTCCTACTTTCGCCCGACCTTTCGGTGATTGGGCAAACGTGGGACATCCCACTGCGGATCGTTGCGGCATCGGCCGTGTTGATGATTCCGACGACCGCTTTGGCCCTTTGCTACTCGTCGCTGACGGCAGAAAGTCGGTATGCAACCTTTGGATGGTTTGCAACCTGGACAATGGGATTCGTCTCCTATCAAATTTTGACCTTTGCTCCGATGGTGGATGGGCCACCCGAGGGCCGTCGGGCGCCTCGACCGATCGATTGGGAATCACTTGGTATCGATCTGGACCGATACCGTTTGTTGTCCCCCTACCACACCCTCGGCAAAGTACAAGCGTGGGTTTTTGATTTGGATCCAACACCAGGACGCGTGATGCCAGCCATCGTGGTGTTGATGGGGATCACGATCATCGGTTTTTGGATTGTCCGTCGACGTTTGATTCGGAGGTTGAGCGTCTGA
- a CDS encoding ABC transporter ATP-binding protein, with protein sequence MIELQNTTKLYGRVIGVNDLTLALPAGAFGLVGPNGSGKTTLINLLIGQLRPTLGTVRIFGEDPWRQRDLIRRVGLCPATDILYPNVSALEWVQYLVRLHGFSLPESKRLAEIALHRVGMTAAMHRVIGSYSLGMRQRTKIAQAIAHEPEFLILDEPYNGLDPVGRYEMTELLKTWTAEGRGLLFASHVLQEIEAVTSSFLLIYGGRVLATGTAKDIESILAETPQEIRVIGRDAPQLIHRLAEMPWVDSLQLLSERTELKVALREPVHFYEQVAGWISEDGLRIDRITTADGNLAAIFSSLLKHHRGELS encoded by the coding sequence ATGATTGAGCTGCAAAATACCACCAAGTTGTATGGACGCGTGATTGGCGTCAACGATTTGACGTTGGCATTGCCGGCGGGAGCCTTTGGTCTCGTCGGACCGAACGGTTCGGGAAAGACGACATTGATCAACTTGCTGATCGGCCAATTGCGTCCTACCCTGGGTACCGTGCGCATCTTTGGTGAAGATCCTTGGCGACAGCGCGACTTGATTCGCCGTGTGGGTCTCTGTCCGGCGACGGACATTTTGTATCCGAATGTTTCCGCGTTGGAATGGGTTCAATACTTGGTTCGGCTGCACGGTTTTTCGCTACCAGAAAGCAAACGCTTGGCCGAAATTGCCTTGCACCGTGTCGGCATGACCGCTGCGATGCACCGCGTGATTGGCAGCTACTCTCTGGGCATGCGGCAACGGACGAAGATCGCTCAAGCGATTGCCCACGAACCCGAATTCTTGATCCTGGATGAACCCTACAATGGCCTTGATCCCGTCGGCCGTTATGAAATGACGGAGCTATTGAAAACATGGACCGCTGAGGGGCGCGGGCTGCTGTTTGCCAGCCATGTGTTGCAAGAAATTGAAGCCGTGACGAGTTCGTTCTTGTTGATCTATGGAGGTCGCGTGTTAGCAACCGGGACGGCGAAAGACATCGAGTCGATCCTGGCTGAGACACCTCAAGAGATTCGCGTGATTGGCAGGGACGCTCCGCAGTTGATCCATCGGCTTGCAGAAATGCCCTGGGTCGATTCCTTGCAACTCTTGTCGGAGCGAACGGAATTGAAGGTGGCGCTGCGAGAGCCAGTACACTTCTACGAGCAGGTTGCCGGGTGGATTAGCGAAGATGGGTTAAGGATTGACCGCATCACCACCGCGGATGGGAACCTGGCTGCGATCTTTTCTTCGCTCCTGAAACATCATCGGGGTGAGCTTTCATGA
- a CDS encoding FG-GAP-like repeat-containing protein: MGISLVCLFFVGCRESDPPPKQTPAAETKPDPLAEASALIQQGKLDQAERILLRLQVQDPNDLATGTLLVTLLNERNDLVTAAGVLDDLAEANPKQSPRLLAQAAELIFESGDDLAAFKRFQAILDSDPTFAAVRRRFAACLNQRGFRAEANQQLRTLGETSPLSLAELRALCFPHRVWFDVAQKPDIHDARQIRALGVLNAARALRSQGDVRECLELLDCRDDLWQRTPASETLYGWTLANSQQNERLAQWLALSSTEWKNYCEYWLAVAQLAMQDQPTAAAECFARAIMIEPNSLEAHQGMVQALELANKQEAADAFRERVRLVQHNQQLMRRIVGAKQIEQLDYTEMANILAHMGRPLESVLWQELLFSRIAPMSQQMRTLQQYKSKLMVANPSGIDASSLLCGTELHTQTEYDDLLVAIREKVEGGMAANKRPSENDGKPIANPLPPVFANVAMLKGIHFAYQNATKPVERHFQIFQAYGSGVACLDYDADGRVDFYFGQAATTPPNELSPIGNGLFRNVGDQFKNVIEPAAADDRHYSTGVTAGDWNQDGWMDIAIANLGPNRLLINQGDGTFQVQRGDALWDQFDYTTSLAIADITGDHLPDLVTVNYIDDQAIYLPIEYDAAGKPVRLPGPLHFRPGLDRLFVSQVDGTMRSESFGKDETAIASSGLGLLITDMDGSGKNQVFVANDQRANQWWIPKQNDSDSRAWSDVAVARGVAYGQGGMPMACMGIATADFDRNGLMDMHITNFENQWSNLYMQSSSGMFSDQVVTYGLETPTFKMLGFGTQAIDYDNNTTSDIVIGNGHIEDFRERGIRFDMPSQILSRSGHQFVEAEVSGDDEYWKAGHLSRGMAQCDFNRDGRVDVVVTDLKENVALLENRTKTPNHFLQLELRGVLSERDAIGSRVTVRAAEQTQTTTVQTGDGYLSKNESVLFFGLGDATSIEEIEVQWPSGTSQTFTAAPIDCRLLIIENEPNVWVQ; the protein is encoded by the coding sequence ATGGGGATTTCCTTGGTTTGCTTGTTCTTCGTGGGGTGTCGTGAATCGGACCCCCCACCGAAGCAAACGCCCGCCGCGGAAACGAAGCCGGATCCGTTGGCGGAGGCTTCCGCGTTGATCCAACAAGGAAAATTGGATCAAGCCGAGCGAATCTTACTGCGACTGCAAGTCCAAGATCCGAACGATTTGGCAACGGGCACGTTGTTGGTGACGCTGCTGAACGAGCGAAACGATTTGGTCACTGCAGCAGGCGTATTGGATGACTTGGCGGAGGCGAATCCGAAGCAAAGCCCAAGATTGCTTGCTCAGGCCGCCGAGTTGATTTTCGAATCGGGTGACGACTTGGCTGCATTCAAGAGGTTTCAAGCGATTTTAGATTCGGACCCGACGTTTGCAGCGGTCCGCAGACGGTTTGCCGCATGCTTAAACCAACGTGGATTTCGCGCCGAGGCAAATCAACAACTTCGCACCTTGGGAGAAACGAGTCCGTTGTCGCTTGCGGAGCTGCGGGCATTGTGTTTTCCTCACCGCGTTTGGTTTGATGTCGCCCAGAAACCCGACATCCACGATGCGCGACAAATTCGCGCGCTCGGTGTCTTGAATGCTGCTCGTGCACTGCGTTCGCAAGGCGATGTGCGTGAGTGTTTGGAACTACTCGATTGCCGTGACGACCTTTGGCAGCGGACTCCTGCCAGCGAGACCCTATATGGTTGGACGCTAGCCAATTCCCAGCAAAACGAGCGGCTTGCTCAATGGCTCGCCCTTTCCAGCACCGAGTGGAAGAACTATTGCGAGTACTGGCTCGCTGTGGCCCAATTGGCGATGCAAGATCAGCCGACTGCCGCAGCGGAGTGCTTTGCTCGAGCCATCATGATCGAGCCGAACAGCTTGGAAGCTCATCAAGGAATGGTTCAAGCACTTGAACTCGCAAACAAACAAGAAGCGGCAGACGCCTTCCGCGAACGAGTGCGATTGGTTCAGCACAATCAGCAATTGATGCGGCGAATTGTAGGGGCAAAACAAATCGAGCAACTCGATTATACCGAAATGGCCAACATTCTCGCACACATGGGACGTCCGCTTGAATCGGTGTTGTGGCAAGAGTTGTTGTTTTCGCGAATCGCACCGATGTCGCAACAAATGCGCACGCTTCAGCAGTACAAAAGCAAGCTGATGGTGGCGAATCCCTCAGGGATCGATGCTTCATCGCTACTCTGTGGAACCGAACTGCACACCCAAACGGAATACGACGATTTGCTTGTTGCGATCCGCGAGAAGGTTGAGGGCGGGATGGCGGCAAACAAGCGTCCGAGTGAAAACGACGGCAAACCCATTGCTAATCCCTTACCACCCGTGTTTGCAAACGTCGCGATGCTAAAGGGAATTCATTTTGCTTACCAAAATGCGACGAAGCCCGTGGAACGTCACTTCCAGATCTTTCAGGCCTACGGTTCCGGTGTTGCCTGTTTGGATTACGATGCGGATGGCCGTGTGGATTTCTACTTTGGACAAGCCGCTACGACGCCGCCCAACGAATTGTCGCCGATTGGCAACGGATTGTTCCGAAACGTTGGCGATCAATTCAAAAATGTGATCGAACCCGCTGCTGCGGACGACCGGCATTACAGTACGGGCGTCACCGCAGGCGATTGGAATCAAGATGGATGGATGGATATCGCGATTGCCAACTTGGGGCCGAACCGATTGCTGATCAATCAAGGCGACGGAACCTTCCAAGTCCAACGAGGAGACGCGTTATGGGACCAGTTCGATTACACCACCAGCCTCGCGATTGCGGATATTACCGGTGATCACCTTCCCGATTTGGTCACGGTGAACTATATCGATGATCAAGCCATTTACTTACCGATCGAATACGATGCGGCCGGCAAGCCCGTACGTTTGCCCGGGCCGCTGCATTTTCGACCGGGACTTGATCGATTGTTTGTTTCACAAGTGGATGGCACCATGCGTAGTGAGTCGTTTGGCAAAGACGAAACGGCGATCGCAAGCTCTGGCTTAGGCTTGCTGATTACCGATATGGATGGATCGGGGAAAAACCAAGTTTTTGTTGCCAACGATCAACGGGCAAACCAATGGTGGATCCCCAAACAGAACGACTCCGATTCGCGTGCGTGGTCGGATGTTGCGGTTGCACGTGGCGTTGCCTATGGCCAAGGCGGAATGCCGATGGCTTGCATGGGCATCGCGACTGCCGATTTTGACCGGAATGGATTGATGGACATGCACATCACCAACTTTGAAAATCAGTGGTCGAACCTCTACATGCAGAGCAGTTCTGGCATGTTCTCGGATCAAGTTGTTACTTATGGTCTCGAAACGCCAACGTTTAAGATGCTGGGTTTTGGGACCCAAGCGATTGACTACGACAACAACACCACGTCGGATATCGTGATCGGCAACGGTCACATCGAAGATTTTCGCGAGCGTGGAATTCGTTTTGATATGCCATCGCAAATTCTGTCGCGCAGCGGACATCAATTCGTGGAGGCCGAGGTTTCAGGGGATGACGAATATTGGAAAGCGGGGCATTTGTCGCGTGGGATGGCACAATGCGATTTCAACCGTGACGGCCGAGTGGACGTGGTCGTTACCGACCTAAAGGAAAACGTCGCGTTGCTTGAAAACCGCACCAAAACGCCCAACCATTTCCTGCAACTCGAGTTGAGGGGCGTCCTTTCGGAACGCGATGCAATTGGCTCACGCGTGACCGTGCGGGCTGCGGAGCAGACCCAGACGACCACGGTGCAAACCGGAGACGGATACCTTTCAAAAAATGAGAGCGTGCTGTTTTTTGGCCTCGGTGACGCTACCTCGATCGAAGAAATCGAAGTGCAATGGCCGAGTGGAACCTCGCAAACCTTCACGGCAGCGCCGATCGATTGCCGACTCTTGATCATCGAGAACGAGCCAAACGTCTGGGTGCAGTAG
- a CDS encoding SHD1 domain-containing protein, whose translation MTHRFCGRAKDFRASLAMVLLVVLPAVAIAQDSPRQWADSTGRFKITGTLVEVVDGNAMIRDAAGKTLKIPVSRLSKADQEFLEGSENPFVMVEDSSASSARDRSAEQTVDGIGDALWATPQSVDWDSAELFVPLAGVQWQVPESVGPLDFEPKRTPLLKKTSFHENVHPLAINTRCRRAAVGYSVSFAVPKAQTRLSLVDLVSGRAIHTDPVEAHMRPLALLDNGSSVLMVGCSDDRGGYEKKTELQLWRFDGKRIVRSASWVPYAKDRDRGREDAEVLAAEVLDSRRVLTISDKGHVVLWDLAHRTPLWHSRLSERNFAMQLSVDRKLLALFDEKTLMVLNPETAEIFGSTALPQNTQTGWCRVAWSPSGKRILFTSISDIRVMDVESGQWLFEFSLPGGPVATRALSYPDEDFVLLDKRLLVDLRSKIQVCEYRDAGQIETIGGTSFIAIHSGNGGLLAPGKFPHPAAEQMLETALNDPRLFLLHPGVAVAIDVSAIRSEHQQVARTGLEQSAAQAGYEVAPTSPIKIVGSISGPKQEAVSYIAAGAYIVNQYTSSVKLDWNGKTLWSTSQTNVPGMLMTKRGQTMQEALDDAGKKPNTAMFSNVHFPKFMQKPSDSQPAGRRSNALMQSQFTLQGLVDSK comes from the coding sequence ATGACCCACAGATTCTGCGGAAGAGCCAAGGATTTTCGGGCCTCGCTTGCCATGGTCCTGCTGGTGGTGCTGCCAGCGGTCGCGATCGCCCAAGACTCGCCCCGACAGTGGGCCGATTCCACCGGTCGTTTCAAGATCACCGGGACGCTGGTCGAAGTCGTCGATGGCAATGCGATGATTCGCGATGCCGCTGGCAAGACCCTCAAAATACCGGTCAGCCGCCTCAGCAAAGCAGACCAAGAGTTCTTAGAGGGAAGCGAAAACCCCTTTGTGATGGTGGAGGATTCGAGTGCCAGCTCCGCTCGCGATCGGAGTGCCGAGCAAACCGTCGATGGAATCGGTGACGCATTGTGGGCAACACCTCAATCGGTCGATTGGGATAGCGCGGAATTGTTTGTACCCCTGGCGGGCGTGCAATGGCAGGTGCCGGAATCGGTCGGTCCTTTGGACTTCGAACCCAAACGGACGCCACTTCTAAAGAAAACCAGCTTTCACGAAAATGTCCACCCACTGGCGATCAATACTCGCTGCAGACGGGCAGCGGTCGGCTATTCCGTTTCGTTCGCCGTCCCCAAAGCACAAACGCGTCTCTCATTGGTCGATCTTGTTTCAGGACGAGCCATCCATACCGACCCGGTCGAAGCCCACATGCGTCCGCTTGCATTGTTGGACAATGGCTCGTCGGTGCTGATGGTGGGATGCAGCGATGATCGTGGTGGGTATGAAAAGAAGACCGAGTTGCAACTGTGGCGATTCGACGGCAAGAGAATCGTGCGTTCAGCGAGCTGGGTTCCGTACGCTAAGGATCGGGACCGTGGTCGCGAAGACGCAGAAGTCCTCGCTGCGGAAGTACTCGATAGCCGTCGTGTGCTGACGATCAGCGATAAAGGACACGTCGTTTTGTGGGATTTGGCGCATCGGACTCCGCTCTGGCACTCGCGGCTCAGCGAGCGGAACTTTGCCATGCAGTTGTCCGTTGATCGAAAGCTGCTTGCGCTGTTTGATGAGAAAACACTGATGGTGCTCAATCCCGAAACGGCTGAGATTTTTGGCAGCACCGCGCTACCGCAGAACACGCAAACCGGATGGTGTCGAGTCGCATGGAGCCCAAGCGGAAAACGAATTCTATTCACGTCGATCTCGGATATCCGCGTCATGGATGTTGAATCAGGACAGTGGTTGTTTGAATTCTCGTTGCCGGGTGGGCCTGTCGCCACGCGAGCTTTGAGTTATCCCGACGAGGACTTCGTTTTGCTCGACAAACGACTGCTGGTCGATTTGCGGAGCAAGATTCAAGTCTGCGAATACCGTGATGCCGGACAAATCGAAACGATTGGGGGCACCTCCTTCATTGCGATTCACTCCGGCAACGGAGGGCTGTTAGCACCAGGGAAATTCCCCCACCCCGCTGCTGAGCAGATGCTCGAAACCGCTCTCAACGACCCCCGTCTGTTCCTGCTGCATCCCGGCGTCGCGGTAGCGATCGACGTTTCGGCCATCCGCAGCGAACACCAACAGGTGGCTCGAACGGGGCTCGAACAATCGGCGGCCCAAGCAGGGTATGAAGTCGCCCCAACGTCCCCGATCAAAATCGTTGGATCAATCAGCGGGCCCAAGCAAGAGGCGGTCAGTTACATTGCAGCCGGGGCGTATATCGTCAATCAATACACGTCATCGGTCAAGTTGGATTGGAATGGCAAGACGCTGTGGTCAACGAGCCAAACCAACGTGCCAGGTATGTTGATGACCAAGCGAGGCCAGACGATGCAGGAAGCGTTGGACGATGCGGGCAAGAAGCCGAACACCGCCATGTTTTCCAACGTTCATTTCCCCAAATTCATGCAAAAACCAAGCGACAGCCAACCCGCCGGACGGCGATCGAACGCTTTGATGCAATCACAGTTTACGCTGCAAGGATTGGTGGATTCAAAGTAG